The Deinococcus ruber genomic interval ATACCCTCCTCAGGCAGCCGCAGAAGCGGTAGACAAGATGCTCAGCAAGGCGGGCAAGACTCGCTCGGAGCTTGCCCGGGAACTCGGATTGTCCCGTCAACAGATCACGCGCACGATCAATAGCACAGCCCTTCTAAATGAACGCGCTGCCCATTGGCTCGCCATCCTTGACGCCCTCGGCCTGGAAGTCGTCATCCAACCGAAGAAACCTGCCGAGTAATCCGGTACAAAAAGGGGAGCCGCGCCAGATCCGAAGATGGGCGCGGCTCTTCTGCCATCGTTGCGGGGGCGGGCAGCCCAGCTCGGCACACACCCTCACTGTGACGGCTGACGAATATGTGTGACTTACGAAAGGGTTGGGAAACTGGGGTCATAGCATGCCCTAATTGAATCGGCGTGAAGTGGGAGTATGCCCGACCTCTCTTCCTTCACGCCCACCGAGTTACTCGAACTGCTCGAACAGATCAATACGTCTGGTCAGAGCCCGCCCGAGCTCCAGCTACCTCACATGACCCAGATCAAACTCGCTTTGCTCCTCAATACCGACCCAGCGTTCAAAACAGCCCTGATCGCCATCATCCAGAGTTATTTAGCAGGCACGGCACTTCCAGACGTTGACGACCTGTAGAACTAGTTGTCCACACCCTGTGGAAAAGCCTGTGGACAACTTAGAAAAAGTCTCCACCTAAAAATTAAGGCGGAGACTTTATTTACAATTTACTCTAATTCATTCAGCCCATTTTCAGATTGGTATGACCCGCTCTTAGCTTTAAATTAGCTGAGGGCCTGAAAAATTCAGGTTCAAGATTGCTCACTTTGCCGAGAAAGACCTCTTCAGGGAATAACAATTCTAGGATCTGTGAGTTGCTGTAAACTTTTTCTTCGACTAGAAGTTCAATAGCCTGTTTAAAAAGAGCGGGACTTTCTGGAATCCATACGTCATCGAAAGGTTCCTCTACTTTCCAGCCTCTTCGAATGTAATTTGACCAAGCTAGACGTGAGCGGCTTTTGTCAAAAACACCTAAACTCTCCAGCCGCATTATCATAGCAGCTATTGAAACTTTCCAGTACTGTTTGAGCGATTTAAGCTCAAGCATTGAGGCTGTGAAAATCTGCTTTCTAAATGCTTGAGTGGGTAGCAGGAGACAGGAAGCAAAAAAGTGTGCCTGTTTTTCGATGGAAGTGTCGAATGCTTTGAGATCATCCTTTGAAATATTTCTATGCAATAGAAGATGCCCCAGCTCATGCGCCGCATCAAACCTAGACCTTACAGCAGAAGCCTTGTCCGCATTAAGGATAATGAACGGCCTATCTATTTTCTTATCCCATACAGATAAACCGTCAATATCATGCGAATGAAAGTTCATCCTTACAACTATGATGCCATTAGATTCCATAGTCCCGACCAAATCACCGATAGGTAAATCACCCAAGCCCCAAGTGCGCCTTACTTCATTTGCGGCCAATTCAATATACTCTTCGGTTATCAGTAGAGGATTACTGTCAGGCTGGGGCAATACGGGAAGATTTAAGTTCGGGAAATCTACCTCAGAATCTAATAAGTTGGCAATTTCACCAATCCATTCTGTTGTAGATCTAGCACTCTTAATTTCTGTGATAGGAGCTTTCTTGAGCTTCCGAAAAAATATAGTTTCGTTAGAGTAATCTGCAAGGATGGGTCTGTAGAAATAGCTTCCCGGTTTGTTCAAAACCAGACATAGCTTTATAAAGTGCTCGGAGCTCGGATGCTTGCCGCGTTCAAATTGATCAACTGCTTGACGAGTAACGCCAAGCATATCGCCAAGAGACTCGACCGATAGACCGAATGCTTCTCGCGCCTGTCGCAAACGAGCCCCCACGAAAACGAGGGGATCTTCCGACATAAATTACTCCTGATTCTCCTGCTTCGCGCGCTTCTTGACAGAGACTTTGCGTTCCACCGGAAGGACAATACCAGTGCTGGGCATGGTGGGGGCAACAGGGGTTGCAGGAATGACGAGATTCGCTCCCGGATGCTGACGCAAGTCGTACTTATAGAGATAACGCGTTCCGCAGGGACTGGGCATTGCAGCCATGATGAAAGCGGGGATGGAAACATCGTCCTTTTCGGGTCCGTGAATGATCAGAGCATGCCGGAGAGGGCCATTGCCGAGAGCCACTTCATCCAGAGTCCACTGATTCAGGCGACGCAGCATGGTACG includes:
- a CDS encoding helix-turn-helix domain-containing protein yields the protein MDTYPPQAAAEAVDKMLSKAGKTRSELARELGLSRQQITRTINSTALLNERAAHWLAILDALGLEVVIQPKKPAE
- a CDS encoding helix-turn-helix domain-containing protein, coding for MSEDPLVFVGARLRQAREAFGLSVESLGDMLGVTRQAVDQFERGKHPSSEHFIKLCLVLNKPGSYFYRPILADYSNETIFFRKLKKAPITEIKSARSTTEWIGEIANLLDSEVDFPNLNLPVLPQPDSNPLLITEEYIELAANEVRRTWGLGDLPIGDLVGTMESNGIIVVRMNFHSHDIDGLSVWDKKIDRPFIILNADKASAVRSRFDAAHELGHLLLHRNISKDDLKAFDTSIEKQAHFFASCLLLPTQAFRKQIFTASMLELKSLKQYWKVSIAAMIMRLESLGVFDKSRSRLAWSNYIRRGWKVEEPFDDVWIPESPALFKQAIELLVEEKVYSNSQILELLFPEEVFLGKVSNLEPEFFRPSANLKLRAGHTNLKMG